The Desulfobulbaceae bacterium genome contains a region encoding:
- a CDS encoding DUF2281 domain-containing protein has protein sequence MNTAEIIFNQCKTLPEPLAREVLDFVGYLKGKQEQGGINDLIMAQEGALSSIWDNAEDEAWNGMMFEPGSIVLIPFPFSDLKTRKKGLF, from the coding sequence ATGAATACAGCGGAAATCATCTTTAACCAGTGTAAAACACTTCCAGAACCTCTGGCCAGAGAGGTGCTCGATTTTGTTGGCTACCTCAAGGGAAAACAGGAACAGGGAGGGATCAACGACTTAATTATGGCCCAAGAAGGAGCATTATCATCCATTTGGGATAATGCTGAGGACGAGGCATGGAATGGAATGATGTTTGAGCCAGGAAGTATTGTACTGATACCATTTCCTTTCTCTGACCTGAAAACCAGAAAAAAAGGCCTGTTTTGA
- a CDS encoding type II toxin-antitoxin system PemK/MazF family toxin has product MLTVPDNNGDFIALAVTSKGYHSGAIELAEEALLAGTLPCQSWIRTDKVFTLAQILIVKIVGKAKRDIIEQAISGLCDSLSEKKQ; this is encoded by the coding sequence ATGCTTACTGTTCCTGACAATAATGGTGATTTTATTGCATTGGCCGTGACCTCAAAGGGCTATCATTCGGGGGCGATAGAGTTGGCCGAAGAAGCTTTACTTGCCGGTACATTGCCTTGCCAGAGCTGGATTAGAACTGACAAAGTTTTCACGCTGGCACAAATACTTATTGTGAAAATAGTGGGCAAAGCAAAGAGAGACATTATCGAACAAGCTATATCAGGGCTGTGCGATAGCCTTAGTGAAAAGAAGCAATAA
- a CDS encoding four helix bundle protein, producing the protein MPTIKRFEDLHCWQDSRKLGSAIYDLTKKSAFSKDYGLKDQIRRSAISGMANISEAFRRVGTLCVSTQKKL; encoded by the coding sequence ATGCCAACCATAAAACGTTTTGAAGATTTACATTGCTGGCAGGATTCCCGGAAGTTGGGTAGTGCAATATATGATCTAACCAAGAAGAGTGCATTCAGTAAAGACTACGGACTGAAAGACCAGATAAGAAGGAGTGCCATATCAGGAATGGCAAATATCTCGGAAGCATTTCGTAGGGTGGGCACGTTGTGTGTGTCCACGCAAAAGAAACTATAA
- a CDS encoding addiction module protein, whose translation MESIEQLAKKAIEHNPVERIRLVEAILFSLDKPDSDIEQSWVVESEARYAAFKKGTLETTDWEQIKKRYGS comes from the coding sequence ATGGAGTCTATTGAGCAATTGGCAAAAAAGGCTATTGAGCACAATCCTGTCGAACGAATCCGTTTGGTTGAGGCAATTCTTTTTAGTCTCGACAAGCCTGATTCAGACATTGAACAGAGTTGGGTTGTCGAATCAGAAGCCCGGTATGCTGCCTTCAAAAAAGGAACACTTGAAACAACCGATTGGGAGCAAATTAAGAAGAGGTATGGGTCTTGA
- a CDS encoding four helix bundle protein gives MPTIKRFEDLDCWQGSRKLVSRIYELTKKSALSKDYGLKDQIRRSAISGMANTWPVK, from the coding sequence ATGCCCACCATAAAACGATTTGAAGACTTAGACTGCTGGCAGGGTTCACGCAAGCTGGTCAGTAGAATATACGAATTAACCAAGAAGAGTGCACTCAGTAAAGACTACGGACTGAAAGATCAGATAAGAAGGAGCGCCATATCAGGAATGGCGAACACTTGGCCCGTGAAATAA